In Zea mays cultivar B73 chromosome 7, Zm-B73-REFERENCE-NAM-5.0, whole genome shotgun sequence, the following proteins share a genomic window:
- the LOC103633573 gene encoding stress responsive protein, with product MDGGYYGGRDQRYSGGYYGGGGIATPGYAPAVPYGMSQVNIEGNGCGRALPPQPTVKVYCRANPNYAMSVRDGKVVLAPANPKDEYQHWIKDMRWSTSIKDEEGYPAFALVNKATGEAIKHSLGQSHPVRLVPYNPDFLDESVLWTESRDVGNGFRCVRMVNNIYLNFDALHGDKWHGGVRDGTNVVLWKWCEGDNQRWKIQPYY from the coding sequence ATGGACGGCGGATACTACGGCGGCCGCGATCAGCGCTACAGCGGCGGGTACTACGGCGGCGGTGGCATCGCGACGCCGGGGTACGCTCCGGCGGTCCCGTACGGGATGTCGCAGGTGAACATCGAGGGCAACGGGTGCGGGCGGGCGCTGCCGCCGCAGCCGACCGTGAAGGTGTACTGCCGCGCCAACCCCAACTACGCCATGAGCGTCCGCGACGGGAAGGTGGTGCTGGCGCCGGCGAACCCCAAGGACGAGTACCAGCACTGGATCAAGGACATGCGGTGGAGCACGAGCATCAAGGACGAGGAAGGTTACCCGGCGTTCGCGCTGGTGAACAAGGCGACCGGGGAGGCCATCAAGCACTCGCTGGGGCAGTCCCACCCGGTGCGCCTGGTGCCCTACAACCCGGACTTCCTGGACGAGTCGGTGCTGTGGACGGAGAGCCGCGACGTCGGCAACGGCTTCCGCTGCGTCCGCATGGTCAACAACATCTACCTCAACTTCGATGCCCTCCACGGCGACAAGTGGCACGGCGGCGTCCGTGACGGCACCAACGTCGTGCTCTGGAAGTGGTGCGAGGGCGACAACCAGCGCTGGAAGATCCAGCCCTACTACTGA
- the LOC111589794 gene encoding serine/threonine-protein phosphatase 7 long form homolog — protein sequence MVTWQPYLDPYFASIQLSSMCSIDEDIYLMRCPLICFYAVEYHLPHRVARQFGLRQEFPVEPFSTSIELHKFDRQRQKKVTDFETHHRDYIDEWNQQGDLNYENDQAHTNYNFWRYLI from the exons atg GTGACTTGGCAACCGTATCTTGATCCATATTTCGCCAGCATACAGTTGAGCAGCATGTGCTCAATAGACGAGGACATCTACCTCATGAGGTGTCCCCTCATCTGTTTTTATGCTGTTGAGTACCACTTGCCCCACAGAGTTGCTCGACAGTTCGGATTGCGCCAGGAGTTTCCGGTGGAGCCATTCTCGACTTCAATAGAACTTCATAA GTTCGACAGACAGAGACAGAAGAAGGTCACGGACTTCGAGACGCACCATCGTGATTACATTGATGAATGGAACCAGCAGGGGGATCTGAACTATGAGAATGACCAGGCGCATACAAACTACAACTTCTGGAGGTATTTGATTTGA